A window of Malania oleifera isolate guangnan ecotype guangnan chromosome 5, ASM2987363v1, whole genome shotgun sequence contains these coding sequences:
- the LOC131156111 gene encoding receptor-like protein kinase ANXUR1 gives MHPKARVLFSLACLCVVFIPVSGLKGSDSTPNSLILSCGSANGGSDENGRKWEPDTKYLVSSDNSIMASAQYQDPSLPSAVPYMSARIFTSEATYKFPLKSAKRYWLRLHFYPSAYSSLASDEAFFSVVAGGVTLLNNFSSSITAQALTQGYIIREFSLAPLHSDNLNVTFRPNSNTHSGAYAFVNGIEVIPMPDLFEAATVVGISDQSVEAGSLSMQTMFRLNVGGQYVSPTNDSELSRTWYDDSPYLFGASSGVTSMADNNVKIQYKDMPGYVAPVDVYKTSRSMGPDPKINENYNLTWVFQVDGNFTYLVRFHFCEYQMTKINQRVFDIYINNQTAMARADVIAWSGSKAVPVYKDYAMYVPDGQGDEQLWVALHPSTSVKPMIYDAILNGLEIFKLSDAAGNLAGPNPTPSSMLLKAEPEKPKSFAQTKSTDNGKVIGAIGGVASLGVVAALCLAVSYQRKRRVPGSESQSSNWLPIYGNSRTTVSKSTISGKSTISSNISNEAACNSRHFTLAEIKLATRNFDESQVIGVGGFGKVYKGVVDGTTKVAIKRSNPSSEQGVNEFQTEIEMLSKLRHKHLVSLIGYCEENDEMILVYDYMAYGTLREHLYKTNKPHLPWKQRLEICIGAARGLYYLHTGAKYTIIHRDVKTTNILLDEKWVAKVSDFGLSKTGPNMNQSHVSTVVKGSFGYLDPEYFRRQQLTEKSDVYSFGVVLFEVLCARPALNASLPKEQVSLADWALHCQRKGLLEEIIDPHLKGKIKAECLKKFADTAQKCLADQGIDRPSMGDVLWNLEFALQLQENPETVKLDLQSMENDTSENLRNNLSIGSSTEISGASDDLNSSEIFSQIVNPKGR, from the coding sequence ATGCACCCCAAAGCTCGAGTTTTGTTCTCCCTTGCATGTCTATGCGTCGTCTTCATCCCCGTTTCTGGTCTGAAGGGCTCAGACTCGACCCCAAACTCGTTGATCTTGAGCTGCGGCTCTGCCAATGGTGGCTCCGATGAGAACGGTCGAAAATGGGAGCCAGACACCAAGTACCTCGTATCTTCAGACAATTCCATTATGGCTTCTGCTCAATACCAGGACCCTTCCTTGCCATCTGCAGTCCCATACATGTCCGCAAGGATCTTCACATCTGAAGCCACGTACAAATTCCCTCTTAAATCCGCTAAGCGCTACTGGCTGAGGCTTCATTTTTACCCATCTGCTTACAGCTCTCTCGCCTCCGACGAAGCCTTCTTCTCTGTCGTGGCTGGCGGGGTCACGCTATTGAACAACTTTAGCAGTTCAATCACAGCTCAGGCTCTCACACAAGGTTACATTATCAGAGAATTCTCCTTAGCTCCCTTGCATTCTGACAATCTCAATGTTACCTTCAGGCCTAATTCCAACACCCACAGTGGGGCTTATGCCTTCGTTAATGGGATTGAGGTGATTCCGATGCCCGACTTGTTTGAAGCAGCCACTGTGGTGGGTATCTCTGACCAGTCGGTTGAAGCGGGGAGCTTGAGTATGCAGACAATGTTCAGGTTGAATGTCGGAGGGCAGTACGTTTCTCCTACTAATGATTCTGAGCTTTCGAGGACTTGGTACGATGACTCACCATATCTGTTTGGGGCAAGCTCTGGGGTCACCTCCATGGCGGATAATAATGTGAAGATCCAGTACAAGGACATGCCGGGTTATGTAGCTCCGGTGGACGTGTACAAGACATCAAGGTCTATGGGACCGGACCCAAAAATTAATGAGAATTATAACCTCACTTGGGTTTTTCAAGTTGATGGGAACTTCACTTACCTTGTGAGATTTCATTTCTGCGAGTACCAGATGACAAAGATCAACCAGAGAGTGTTCGATATATACATCAACAATCAAACTGCAATGGCTCGGGCAGATGTTATCGCTTGGTCAGGATCAAAGGCAGTTCCTGTGTACAAAGATTACGCAATGTACGTCCCGGATGGGCAAGGAGATGAGCAGCTCTGGGTGGCTCTCCATCCTTCCACTTCGGTGAAGCCTATGATCTATGATGCAATTCTGAATGGGCTGGAAATCTTCAAGCTTAGTGATGCGGCAGGGAACTTGGCAGGCCCTAATCCGACGCCTTCGTCGATGCTTTTGAAAGCTGAGCCTGAGAAACCGAAGTCTTTTGCACAAACAAAGTCGACAGACAATGGTAAAGTCATTGGTGCCATCGGTGGAGTTGCTTCTCTCGGGGTAGTGGCGGCTCTATGCCTAGCAGTTAGTTACCAGAGGAAAAGAAGAGTCCCCGGGAGCGAGTCCCAGAGCTCTAATTGGCTACCCATCTATGGGAACTCCCGAACAACGGTTAGCAAATCGACTATCTCTGGAAAGAGTACCATCAGCAGCAACATTTCGAATGAGGCTGCGTGCAATTCCCGTCATTTCACTTTGGCCGAGATCAAACTTGCAACCAGGAACTTTGATGAATCTCAGGTGATTGGGGTTGGAGGTTTTGGGAAGGTTTACAAGGGAGTTGTCGATGGAACAACCAAAGTGGCCATCAAGAGGTCGAACCCGTCGTCGGAGCAAGGAGTAAATGAATTCCAGACTGAGATTGAGATGCTTTCCAAGTTGAGGCACAAGCACTTGGTGTCTCTGATTGGATACTGTGAAGAGAATGATGAGATGATCTTGGTTTACGACTATATGGCATATGGCACACTTAGGGAGCATTTGTACAAGACCAACAAGCCCCATCTCCCATGGAAGCAAAGGTTGGAGATTTGCATAGGAGCAGCAAGGGGGCTTTACTACCTTCACACCGGTGCGAAGTACACCATCATCCACAGGGATGTGAAGACTACAAACATTCTCTTGGATGAGAAATGGGTGGCAAAGGTTTCAGATTTTGGGCTTTCTAAAACAGGCCCTAACATGAACCAATCTCATGTTAGCACTGTGGTGAAGGGAAGCTTTGGTTACTTGGATCCCGAGTACTTCCGGAGGCAACAATTGACGGAAAAATCTGATGTCTATTCATTCGGCGTTGTCCTTTTCGAGGTCTTGTGCGCGAGGCCAGCGCTAAACGCAAGCCTCCCAAAGGAACAAGTTAGCCTAGCTGATTGGGCCCTGCATTGCCAGAGGAAGGGACTCCTTGAGGAGATCATAGACCCTCATCTCAAGGGGAAAATCAAGGCAGAGTGCCTCAAGAAGTTCGCCGACACAGCTCAGAAGTGCTTGGCTGATCAAGGCATCGATCGTCCATCTATGGGTGATGTGCTGTGGAACCTTGAGTTTGCTCTCCAGCTGCAGGAAAATCCTGAGACTGTAAAATTGGATCTGCAAAGTATGGAGAATGATACCTCTGAAAATCTTAGGAACAACCTAAGCATTGGCAGCTCAACCGAGATTAGCGGGGCATCAGACGACCTGAATTCCAGCGAGATCTTCTCACAGATTGTCAATCCAAAAGGGCGATAA
- the LOC131156787 gene encoding cysteine-rich receptor-like protein kinase 42, with the protein MRFSALIHRILAWVVVFSSIFFVSHSLPENRTAEARLFCGKSQFPAAFADNLKEMMEVLSLQISLQHWGTASIVSNPQMFGLAQCHEDLSAQDCQLCFVKSRNKLPRCLPSNSARMYLDGCFLRYDNYSFFSESVDRVHDFVRCEEDLGFVDRITRGKFNNSVDEALENVTKKAVQSGGFAVAEARHDNSAPAYALAQCWNSVSVEDCEYCFGNATAGLMTCLPRLGGKAMYAGCYLRYSSSKFFDDDYQSDTAPPPVGIFVVVVVVVILSMIIVCGVYLHRTKLSKARTEPKNHIPGPTEVINPKVNFPYEVLEKATEFFDASRKLGQGAAGSVYKGTLPDGTIVAVKRLHHSIRQWTDHFFNEVHLVERIRHKNLVRLLGMSIEGAEMLLVYEYVPNKGLDQFLFDRNMNPFLNWQQRFHIILGIAEGLAHLHGGSAKKIIHRDIKCSNILLDENLTPKIADFGLACCVASNRPCVLSHVAGTLGYMAPEYLLRGLLTDKADVYAFGVLVLEIATGRKNSIYMQGTGSILETVWKDYRSDHVAQSVDPCLKGDFPVQQASNVLQIGLLCTQAPIALRPSMSEIVEMLVNEGCQIPPPQEAPFLNASVLFMDDGSKSSFMMALSKHSTAEVQSTHTDKSSLEE; encoded by the exons ATGCGCTTTTCGGCCCTAATCCATCGAATTCTCGCATGGGTCGTCGTCTTCTCCTCAATTTTCTTCGTCTCTCACTCCCTCCCCGAGAATCGAACCGCTGAAGCCCGACTTTTCTGCGGAAAATCGCAGTTTCCAGCCGCATTTGCCGACAATTTGAAGGAAATGATGGAAGTCCTCTCCCTCCAGATCTCACTTCAACACTGGGGAACTGCTTCGATCGTCTCGAATCCGCAGATGTTCGGCCTCGCCCAATGCCACGAGGATCTCTCCGCGCAGGATTGCCAGCTCTGTTTCGTCAAGAGCAGGAACAAGCTCCCCCGATGCCTCCCCTCCAATTCGGCCCGCATGTACCTCGATGGATGCTTTCTACGCTACGACAATTACAGCTTCTTCTCTGAATCAGTCGACCGCGTCCACGACTTTGTGCGCTGCGAAGAGGATTTGGGCTTCGTGGACAGAATCACGAGGGGGAAGTTTAACAATTCGGTGGACGAAGCGCTGGAGAATGTGACAAAGAAGGCGGTGCAGAGCGGCGGATTTGCGGTGGCGGAGGCGAGGCACGATAACTCGGCGCCCGCGTACGCGCTGGCGCAGTGCTGGAACTCGGTTAGCGTGGAGGATTGTGAGTATTGTTTCGGCAATGCAACCGCTGGGTTGATGACGTGTTTACCTCGCTTGGGAGGGAAGGCTATGTATGCTGGGTGTTATTTGAGGTATTCTTCATCTAAATTTTTCGACGATGACTACCAGTCTGACACcg CACCGCCGCCTGTAGGCatctttgttgttgttgtagtagtGGTGATCTTGTCTATGATCATTGTCTGTGGAGTTTATCTTCATCGTACAAAATTGTCGAAGGCCAGAACAG AACCCAAGAATCACATTCCAGGTCCAACCGAAGTAATCAACCCTAAAGTGAATTTTCCTTACGAGGTACTTGAAAAAGCAACTGAATTTTTTGATGCCTCAAGGAAATTAGGCCAAGGAGCAGCTGGTTCTGTGTACAAAGGCACTCTCCCTGATGGAACTATTGTTGCTGTGAAGAGATTACACCATAGTATTCGACAATGGACAGATCACTTCTTCAATGAGGTACATTTGGTTGAAAGAATTCGACACAAGAACCTTGTGAGGCTTTTGGGTATGAGCATCGAAGGTGCAGAGATGCTTCTGGTCTATGAATATGTACCAAACAAGGGCCTTGATCAATTCCTTTTTG ATAGGAACATGAACCCATTTCTAAATTGGCAGCAGCGATTTCATATCATCCTGGGAATAGCAGAAGGGCTTGCACATCTTCATGGAGGCTCTGCAAAAAAAATTATCCATAGGGACATAAAATGCAGCAACATTCTCCTTGATGAGAATCTTACCCCAAAAATTGCTGATTTTGGACTTGCCTGCTGCGTTGCATCTAATAGGCCTTGTGTTCTCTCTCATGTTGCAGGGACACT GGGTTATATGGCTCCGGAATATCTTCTTCGGGGACTACTAACGGATAAAGCAGATGTTTATGCTTTTGGGGTGCTGGTTCTTGAGATTGCTACTGGTAGAAAGAACAGCATTTACATGCAGGGGACTGGTTCAATTTTGGAAACT GTTTGGAAAGATTACCGGTCAGATCATGTTGCTCAGTCTGTTGACCCATGCTTGAAAGGTGACTTTCCAGTGCAACAAGCATCAAATGTGCTTCAAATCGGGCTACTGTGCACACAAGCTCCCATTGCTTTAAGACCATCCATGTCTGAAATAGTTGAAATGCTAGTCAATGAAGGCTGTCAGATCCCTCCACCACAGGAAGCCCCATTCCTGAATGCAAGTGTGCTATTTATGGATGATGGCTCCAAATCTTCTTTTATGATGGCCCTCAGCAAGCATTCCACAGCTGAAGTGCAATCTACGCACACCGACAAGTCCTCTCTTGAGGAGTAA